From Bacteroidales bacterium, one genomic window encodes:
- a CDS encoding undecaprenyl-diphosphate phosphatase: protein MSFLQAIIVAIVQGLTEFLPISSTGHMIITQSLLGIPSTSFVKVFTVSIQFGSILSVVVLYWKRFFQTIDFYYKLFVAFIPAAVIGFFLKDYIESLLGNVVVVAFSLLIGGVIFLFIDNLLKNEEEEEKQKISFLSAFVIGIFQSFSMIPGVSRSASTIIGGLTQKLNRKNAAEFSFFLAVPTMFAATVLELSGVYENIRQKDIIVLAIGNIVAFVVAMFAIKFFISIIVKYGFRFFGYYRIIVGTIILILLALGYNLNILD from the coding sequence ATGTCATTTCTTCAAGCAATAATAGTTGCTATAGTGCAGGGACTTACCGAATTTCTTCCTATTTCATCGACAGGACACATGATTATAACTCAATCATTACTGGGAATTCCAAGCACCTCATTTGTAAAAGTTTTCACAGTAAGCATTCAATTCGGTTCAATATTATCGGTTGTAGTGCTATATTGGAAAAGATTTTTTCAAACTATTGATTTTTATTACAAATTATTTGTAGCTTTCATTCCTGCTGCTGTAATAGGTTTTTTTCTGAAAGATTATATTGAATCACTGCTCGGAAATGTTGTTGTTGTTGCTTTTTCATTACTAATCGGAGGAGTAATTTTTCTCTTTATTGATAATTTACTTAAAAATGAGGAAGAAGAAGAAAAACAGAAAATTTCTTTTTTATCTGCATTTGTAATCGGAATATTTCAGTCATTTTCGATGATTCCAGGTGTTTCACGTTCTGCGTCAACAATCATAGGCGGATTGACGCAAAAGCTTAACAGAAAAAATGCAGCCGAATTTTCATTTTTTCTTGCAGTACCTACAATGTTTGCAGCAACAGTTCTGGAACTTTCGGGAGTTTATGAAAATATCAGGCAAAAAGATATAATTGTTCTTGCTATAGGAAATATTGTTGCATTTGTTGTTGCAATGTTTGCCATAAAATTCTTTATTTCAATTATTGTAAAATACGGTTTCAGATTTTTCGGCTACTACAGAATAATAGTAGGAACCATAATTTTAATTTTACTCGCACTCGGTTATAATTTGAATATTCTTGATTAA
- the truB gene encoding tRNA pseudouridine(55) synthase TruB — MTFNFDEGGFLLINKPYRWTSFDVVGLLKKKLRHKYNKKIKVGHAGTLDPLATGLLIICTGKFTKKISEFQNLEKEYTGTFTFGATTPSYDMEKPTDKTFPVNHITDEKFFLISKKFTGTFEQVPPLFSAKQIDGQRAYKFARRGETKEIKPQLITISEFDIIKITMPVVEFRVVCSKGTYIRSLARDFGAALESGAYLSALCRTRIGKYKTEDACEIEELEKIIT, encoded by the coding sequence ATGACTTTTAATTTTGATGAAGGAGGATTTCTTCTAATAAACAAACCATACAGATGGACATCTTTTGATGTAGTCGGATTACTCAAAAAAAAATTAAGACATAAATATAACAAAAAAATAAAAGTAGGACATGCCGGAACACTTGACCCTCTTGCTACAGGACTTTTAATAATCTGCACCGGAAAATTCACAAAAAAAATATCGGAATTTCAAAACCTTGAGAAAGAATACACGGGAACATTTACATTTGGCGCTACAACTCCGTCTTATGATATGGAAAAACCAACCGATAAAACATTTCCCGTAAATCACATTACCGATGAAAAATTTTTTTTGATTTCAAAAAAGTTTACAGGAACATTTGAACAAGTTCCTCCTCTGTTTTCCGCAAAACAAATTGACGGACAAAGAGCATACAAATTCGCAAGAAGAGGTGAAACTAAAGAAATAAAACCTCAACTTATTACAATTTCCGAATTTGATATTATAAAAATCACAATGCCCGTTGTTGAATTTAGAGTTGTTTGCAGTAAGGGAACATATATACGCTCACTTGCACGCGATTTTGGTGCTGCCCTTGAAAGCGGTGCTTACCTTTCTGCTCTTTGCAGAACAAGAATAGGAAAATATAAAACAGAAGATGCCTGCGAAATTGAAGAACTTGAAAAAATAATAACCTAA